GTCTTCGAGACCATCCACTCCGGGGTCTCCGCCCCGAGCGCACTGCTCCAGATTTTTGCCCAGCGCCTCGGCGTCGGGGTCCTCGTGGGGACGGCCGTCGCCGGCGTGCTCTACTACGTCCTCCGGTACGTCGACCTCTCGCCGTCGAGCGCCCCGCGGAACGCCCGCCTGCTCGTCCTCGCGGGCGCACTCGTTGCTTACGGAACCGCCGACACCATCGCCACCGAGGCCGGCGTCGCCGCCGCGGCGACGGCGGGCGTCCTTCTCGGCAACGCCGACATCCCTTACGAGGAGGACGTGACCGACTTCAAGGGCGACATCACACTGCTCGTCCTCTCGTTCGTCTTCATCACCCTCGCCGCGCTGTTGGAGTTCGACGAACTCCGGCAACTCGGCGTAGGAGGGCTGGTCGTCGTCGCCGTCGTCGCGCTCGTCCTGCGGCCGTTTCTGGTGTTCGTCTCGACCGCTGGCGACCGGTTCACCCGAAACGAGAAACTGTTCATGAGCTTCGTCGGCCCGCGCGGCATCATCCCCGCGTCGGTCGCGACGCTGTTCGCCATCGAACTCCGGGCGATGGGGATGACGCAAGCGGCGCACACTCTCGTCGGCACCGTCTTCCTCGTCATCCTCACGACCGTCGTCTTCGAGGGCGGCTTCGCCCGCCGAATCGCGGAATATCTCGATGTGATACCTATGCGCATACTCGTCATCGGAGGCGGTAAGGTGGGTCGGATGCTCGCCGAACGCCTCGAAACCCGCGGAGAGAACGTCGTACTGATAGAGAACGACCCCGATATCGTCGAACTCGCCCGCAACCAGGGGTTCACCGTCCACGCAGGCGACGCCACCGATTCGGGGGTGCTCGCCGCCGCCGGGGCGGCGAACGCCAAAGTGGTCGTCGCGGCCACCGGCGACGACGACGTGAACCTGCTCGTCACCCAGCTCGCGGAGTCGAAGTTCGACCCCGAGACCATCATCGCCCGCGCGAACAACCCCGACAACGCCCGTGCGTTCAGAGATCTCGGGGTGGAGACCATCTCCTCGACAGTCGCGACAGCACAGGCCATCGACAACCACATCGAGCGGCCGACGCTGTCGAACTGGATGGACGAACTCGGCGAGAGCGGCGACGTCCAGGAGATTGCGGTGACTGCCGCCGACCTCGTCGGGAAGAAGATTCGCGATATCGGCGAGGACCTCCCCGACGGCTGTCTCATCGCGCTCGTCTCCCGCGACGGCGGGTCGGAGGTGCCGTCGGCGGACTACACGCTGAGCGAAGGCGACAAAATCACCATTCTCGGTCGGCGCGAGGCGGTTCGCGAGGCGATGGCGTACGTCCACCCGGAGGAAGGGTAGACAGGTCGTCGCCCGCGTTATCGGTGCCGTTGAGTTCCGGACCGTTACGAGGAACCGAGTTCACGACGATTCTTGAGCGTCGCCGCTGAATCGGCGGGTATGCAAGACCTCTCGCACCCGCTCTCCGCGGAGACGCCCGTCTACCCCGGCGACCCGCTGGTTCGACTCGACCCCCACGCGACGCACGCCGCCGACGGCTACCGCGTCACCGACATCAGAGTCGGAAGCCACGCGGGAACTCACGTCGACGCGCCGTCGCACGT
This genomic stretch from Haloprofundus salilacus harbors:
- a CDS encoding cation:proton antiporter; protein product: MANAGGNLIPLVAAIIGIGVVAQVLSDRYRVPSVVFLIAAGIVMGPEVLGLLQPDAFGNALSAIVGLSVAIIVFEGAFHLRVDKLRQAPAATVRLVTVGALIALVGTSLTVHYVLGSTWSVAFLIGALLIATGPTVITPILEVVPTRDRVRAVLETEGIVNDVTAAILAIVVFETIHSGVSAPSALLQIFAQRLGVGVLVGTAVAGVLYYVLRYVDLSPSSAPRNARLLVLAGALVAYGTADTIATEAGVAAAATAGVLLGNADIPYEEDVTDFKGDITLLVLSFVFITLAALLEFDELRQLGVGGLVVVAVVALVLRPFLVFVSTAGDRFTRNEKLFMSFVGPRGIIPASVATLFAIELRAMGMTQAAHTLVGTVFLVILTTVVFEGGFARRIAEYLDVIPMRILVIGGGKVGRMLAERLETRGENVVLIENDPDIVELARNQGFTVHAGDATDSGVLAAAGAANAKVVVAATGDDDVNLLVTQLAESKFDPETIIARANNPDNARAFRDLGVETISSTVATAQAIDNHIERPTLSNWMDELGESGDVQEIAVTAADLVGKKIRDIGEDLPDGCLIALVSRDGGSEVPSADYTLSEGDKITILGRREAVREAMAYVHPEEG